Proteins found in one Streptococcus iniae genomic segment:
- a CDS encoding amino acid ABC transporter ATP-binding protein, protein MAELKIDVQDLHKYYGQNEVLKGIDAKFYEGDVVCIIGPSGSGKSTFLRTLNLLETVTSGKVVVDGYELSNPKTNIDKARENIGMVFQHFNLFPHMTVLENIMFSPVELGKASKESAKKHGMELLEKVGLSDKADAYPGSLSGGQKQRVAIARSLAMNPDIMLFDEPTSALDPEMVGDVLNVMRDLAKQGMTMLIVTHEMGFARQVANRVIFTDGGQFLEDGTPEDIFDNPKHPRLIEFLDKVLNV, encoded by the coding sequence ATGGCTGAATTAAAAATTGATGTCCAAGATTTACATAAATATTATGGTCAAAACGAAGTATTAAAAGGAATTGATGCTAAATTCTATGAGGGTGATGTTGTTTGTATCATTGGACCATCTGGTTCTGGTAAATCAACTTTCCTTCGCACCCTTAACTTACTTGAAACTGTTACAAGTGGTAAAGTAGTTGTTGACGGTTATGAATTATCAAACCCCAAAACAAACATTGACAAGGCTCGTGAAAACATCGGAATGGTTTTCCAACATTTCAATCTTTTCCCACACATGACTGTATTAGAAAACATTATGTTTAGTCCTGTGGAATTAGGCAAAGCCTCAAAAGAATCTGCTAAAAAACATGGCATGGAACTGTTAGAGAAAGTTGGATTGTCAGATAAAGCAGACGCTTATCCAGGTAGTTTATCTGGTGGACAAAAACAAAGGGTAGCCATTGCTAGAAGTTTGGCAATGAATCCTGATATTATGCTCTTTGATGAACCTACTTCTGCCCTTGACCCTGAAATGGTTGGCGATGTTCTTAATGTTATGCGTGACCTTGCTAAACAAGGGATGACAATGCTTATTGTTACCCACGAAATGGGATTTGCTCGTCAAGTAGCAAACCGTGTTATCTTTACTGATGGTGGTCAATTCTTAGAAGATGGAACACCTGAAGACATTTTTGACAATCCCAAACACCCACGTTTGATTGAATTTCTAGACAAAGTCTTAAATGTCTAA
- a CDS encoding ABC transporter substrate-binding protein/permease, translating to MKKKLRGLLLAVLSVTFMVTGIASADTISIVSDTAYAPFEYKDSDQVYKGIDVDIINEVAKRQNWDYKMAFPGFDAAVNAVQSGQANALMAGTTITEDRKKVFHFSDPYYDTKIVVATKKAHPIKKYSQLNGKTIGVKNGTAAQGFLDNYKDKYKYKVKTFDTGDLMYNSLAAGSINAVMDDEPVIQFAIQQNQDLAINMPGEAIGSFGFAVKKDSGYDHLIEEFNSALGDMKADGTYQEIMTKWLGNASATSKLSSSGDANAKATPVKAKYKIASDSSFAPFEFQNDKGNYVGIDMELIKAIAKNQGFIIEVVNPGFDAALNAVQSGQADAVIAGMSVTDARKEIFDFSDSYYTSNILLGVKSGSSISSYEDLKGKTVGAKKGTASYDFLDKHKEKYDFKLKAFDEASSMYDSLNSGSIVALMDDEAILKYSIQQGRKFETPIKGEPSGEYGFAVKKGSNPELIQMFNNGLASLKKSGKYEQILNNYLKSEDASKAKKADESTIGGLLSNNYKQLWQGLGTTLSLTLISFAIAMVIGILFGMMAVSPSKTLRIISSIFVDVVRGIPLMIVAAFIFWGVPNLIESMSGHQSPINDFLAATIALSLNGGAYIAEIVRGGIEAVPAGQMEASRSLGVPYPTTMRKVILPQAIKVMLPNFINQFVISLKDTTIVSAIGLVELFQTGKIIIARNYQSFRMYAILAIIYLIMITLLTKLAKRLEKRMN from the coding sequence ATGAAGAAAAAATTAAGAGGATTATTGCTTGCAGTTCTCTCAGTTACTTTTATGGTTACTGGTATTGCAAGTGCAGATACAATATCTATCGTATCTGATACAGCCTATGCTCCATTTGAGTATAAAGATTCCGATCAAGTCTATAAAGGAATTGATGTTGATATTATTAACGAAGTTGCAAAACGTCAAAATTGGGACTATAAAATGGCTTTCCCAGGTTTCGATGCAGCTGTAAACGCTGTTCAATCTGGACAAGCTAACGCATTAATGGCAGGAACTACTATCACAGAAGATCGTAAAAAAGTCTTTCATTTTTCCGATCCTTACTATGATACAAAAATTGTCGTAGCCACTAAAAAAGCACATCCCATTAAAAAATACAGCCAATTAAATGGTAAAACAATTGGTGTCAAAAATGGTACAGCTGCCCAAGGCTTTCTTGATAACTATAAAGACAAATACAAGTACAAAGTCAAAACTTTTGATACTGGCGATCTTATGTATAATAGCCTTGCTGCCGGCTCCATCAATGCCGTTATGGATGATGAGCCTGTTATTCAGTTTGCTATCCAACAAAACCAAGACCTTGCCATTAATATGCCAGGTGAAGCCATTGGTAGTTTTGGATTCGCAGTTAAAAAAGACAGTGGCTATGACCATCTTATTGAAGAGTTCAATAGTGCTTTAGGTGATATGAAAGCTGATGGCACTTACCAAGAAATCATGACAAAATGGTTGGGGAATGCTTCAGCAACATCAAAACTCTCATCATCTGGTGATGCAAATGCTAAAGCTACTCCTGTTAAAGCCAAGTATAAAATCGCATCTGATTCATCATTTGCACCTTTTGAATTCCAAAATGATAAAGGGAACTATGTCGGCATTGATATGGAATTAATCAAGGCCATTGCTAAAAATCAAGGTTTTATAATTGAAGTTGTTAACCCTGGATTTGATGCTGCTTTAAATGCCGTTCAATCAGGACAAGCTGATGCTGTTATTGCCGGTATGTCCGTAACAGATGCTCGTAAAGAAATTTTCGACTTTTCAGATTCATACTATACCTCTAACATTCTACTTGGTGTTAAATCTGGTAGCTCAATCTCATCTTACGAAGACCTTAAAGGGAAAACCGTAGGGGCAAAAAAAGGAACAGCATCCTACGACTTTTTAGACAAACATAAAGAAAAATACGATTTTAAATTAAAAGCATTCGACGAAGCCTCATCAATGTATGACAGCTTAAATTCTGGCTCAATTGTTGCTTTAATGGATGATGAAGCTATTTTAAAATACTCTATCCAACAAGGACGCAAATTTGAAACACCAATCAAAGGTGAACCTTCTGGTGAATATGGTTTTGCAGTTAAAAAAGGGAGCAATCCTGAACTGATTCAAATGTTTAATAATGGTTTAGCTTCCCTTAAAAAATCTGGAAAATACGAGCAAATTCTCAATAACTATTTAAAATCTGAAGATGCAAGTAAAGCTAAAAAGGCTGATGAATCAACCATTGGTGGTTTGCTTTCAAACAACTACAAGCAATTATGGCAAGGACTTGGAACAACATTAAGCCTAACTCTTATTTCTTTTGCTATTGCAATGGTTATTGGTATCCTATTTGGAATGATGGCTGTTTCACCAAGTAAAACACTTCGTATCATATCTTCTATCTTCGTTGATGTTGTCCGTGGTATTCCATTAATGATTGTTGCAGCATTCATTTTCTGGGGAGTTCCTAACCTGATTGAAAGCATGTCCGGTCACCAGTCTCCTATTAATGATTTCTTAGCTGCTACTATTGCTTTATCACTAAACGGTGGCGCATATATTGCTGAGATTGTTCGTGGAGGAATTGAGGCTGTTCCAGCAGGACAAATGGAAGCTAGCCGAAGCTTGGGGGTTCCTTACCCAACAACAATGCGAAAAGTTATTTTGCCACAAGCAATCAAAGTGATGTTACCAAACTTTATCAATCAGTTTGTTATCTCACTAAAAGATACAACCATTGTATCAGCTATTGGTTTAGTTGAATTGTTCCAAACAGGTAAAATCATTATTGCAAGAAACTACCAATCATTCCGTATGTATGCTATTTTAGCAATTATATACCTTATCATGATTACACTCTTGACAAAGCTTGCTAAACGTTTAGAAAAGAGGATGAATTAA
- the uvrB gene encoding excinuclease ABC subunit UvrB — protein MIDKQENRAFKLVSKYQPSGDQPQAIAELVDNIEGGEKSQILLGATGTGKTYTMSQVISKVNKPTLVIAHNKTLAGQLYGEFKEFFPDNAVEYFVSYYDYYQPEAYVPSSDTYIEKDSSVNDEIDKLRHSATSSLLERNDVIVVASVSCIYGLGSPKEYADSAVSLRPGQEISRDTLLNQLVDIQFERNDIDFQRGRFRVRGDVVEVFPASRDEHAFRVEFFGDEIDRIREIESLTGKVLGQVDHLVLFPATHFVTNDEHMEASIAKIQAELDEQLQLFESEGKLLEAQRLKQRTEYDIEMLREMGYTNGVENYSRHMDGRSEGEPPYTLLDFFPEDFLIMIDESHMTMGQIKGMYNGDQARKKMLVDYGFRLPSALDNRPLRREEFESHVHQIVYVSATPGDYEMEQTDTIIEQIIRPTGLLDPIVEVRPTMGQMDDLLGEINLRSEKGERVFITTLTKKMAEDLTDYLKEMGVKVKYMHSDIKTLERTEIIRDLRLGVFDVLIGINLLREGIDVPEVSLVAILDADKEGFLRNTRGLIQTIGRAARNAEGRVIMYADKMTDSMKAAIDETARRRQTQMAYNEAHGIVPQTIKKEIRDLITITKAKDTDSLEEAADFSAMNASERKEAVKKLQKQMHEAAEMLDFELAAEIRDMILELKTMN, from the coding sequence ATGATTGATAAACAAGAGAACAGAGCATTTAAACTCGTTTCAAAATACCAACCGTCAGGAGATCAACCCCAAGCGATTGCAGAATTAGTTGATAACATTGAAGGTGGAGAGAAGTCACAAATTTTATTAGGGGCAACTGGTACAGGGAAAACATATACCATGAGTCAAGTTATTAGTAAGGTTAACAAGCCAACTCTGGTTATTGCCCATAATAAAACCTTAGCGGGACAACTCTATGGAGAATTTAAAGAATTTTTCCCAGATAATGCTGTTGAATACTTTGTTTCTTACTATGATTATTACCAACCCGAAGCTTATGTGCCATCTAGCGACACCTATATTGAAAAAGACAGTTCAGTGAATGATGAAATTGATAAATTGCGACATTCCGCAACATCGTCACTTTTAGAGCGTAATGATGTCATTGTCGTTGCTTCTGTTTCTTGTATTTATGGTTTGGGCTCTCCAAAGGAATACGCAGATTCTGCAGTTAGTTTAAGACCTGGTCAAGAGATATCGCGTGACACCTTATTGAACCAATTGGTTGACATTCAATTCGAACGTAATGATATTGATTTTCAGCGTGGCCGTTTTCGTGTGCGAGGCGATGTTGTAGAAGTTTTTCCAGCCTCAAGAGACGAGCATGCTTTTAGGGTTGAATTCTTTGGGGATGAAATCGATCGTATCAGAGAAATTGAAAGTCTCACAGGGAAGGTTTTAGGGCAAGTTGACCATTTGGTTCTGTTTCCTGCTACTCACTTTGTCACTAATGATGAGCATATGGAAGCTTCAATTGCAAAAATCCAAGCAGAACTTGATGAGCAACTTCAATTATTTGAATCAGAAGGTAAACTCTTAGAAGCGCAGCGATTAAAACAACGAACAGAATATGATATTGAAATGCTTCGTGAAATGGGTTATACCAATGGTGTTGAAAACTATTCCCGTCATATGGATGGTCGTTCTGAAGGAGAACCACCCTATACACTCTTAGACTTTTTCCCAGAAGATTTTTTGATAATGATTGATGAAAGTCATATGACAATGGGACAAATTAAAGGCATGTATAATGGTGACCAAGCCCGTAAAAAGATGTTGGTTGATTATGGGTTTAGGTTGCCGTCTGCATTGGATAATAGACCGTTACGACGTGAAGAATTTGAAAGCCATGTTCATCAAATTGTTTATGTTTCAGCAACTCCTGGTGACTATGAGATGGAGCAAACAGATACAATCATTGAACAAATTATTCGCCCAACAGGACTTTTAGATCCCATTGTGGAAGTGCGTCCAACTATGGGGCAAATGGATGATCTTCTTGGGGAAATCAATCTACGCTCTGAAAAAGGAGAGCGGGTCTTTATCACCACTCTGACTAAAAAAATGGCAGAAGATTTAACAGATTACTTAAAAGAAATGGGCGTAAAAGTGAAATACATGCATAGTGACATCAAAACCTTAGAACGGACAGAAATCATTAGAGATCTTCGTCTTGGCGTTTTTGATGTGCTGATTGGAATTAATCTTTTACGTGAAGGGATAGACGTCCCTGAGGTTAGCTTGGTGGCAATTCTTGATGCAGATAAGGAAGGTTTCTTAAGAAATACCAGAGGTTTAATTCAGACAATTGGTCGCGCAGCTAGAAATGCTGAGGGACGAGTTATCATGTATGCCGACAAGATGACAGATTCAATGAAGGCAGCTATTGATGAAACGGCTCGCCGTCGTCAAACGCAAATGGCCTATAATGAAGCCCATGGTATTGTTCCACAAACCATTAAAAAAGAGATTAGAGATCTTATCACGATTACAAAAGCTAAGGATACGGATAGTCTAGAAGAAGCAGCTGACTTCTCAGCAATGAATGCAAGTGAACGAAAAGAAGCTGTTAAGAAACTTCAGAAACAAATGCATGAAGCAGCTGAAATGCTTGATTTTGAGTTGGCGGCTGAGATTCGAGATATGATTTTGGAATTAAAAACGATGAACTAA
- a CDS encoding teichoic acid D-Ala incorporation-associated protein DltX, which translates to MFKNKLNGKAISIFIGKVVLFYVILMLLVYFFGYLGHGQSNFIYNEF; encoded by the coding sequence ATGTTTAAAAACAAGTTGAATGGAAAAGCCATTTCCATTTTTATTGGTAAAGTAGTCTTATTTTATGTCATTTTAATGCTACTCGTTTATTTTTTTGGTTACCTAGGTCATGGTCAAAGTAACTTTATTTACAATGAATTCTAG
- the dltA gene encoding D-alanine--poly(phosphoribitol) ligase subunit DltA encodes MINNMIETIEYFASTQSDFPVYDCLGQQKTYGQLKEDSDSIAAYIESLNLAEKSPVLVFGGQTYDMLATFVALTKTGHAYIPVDVHSATDRIMSIIEVGQPSLIIAIEELPLEVASVKQVSFNAIENAKKAKKAFQMTSPVLGDDNYYIIFTSGTTGKPKGVQISHDNLLSFTNWMIEDPEFAIPNQPQMLAQPPYSFDLSVMYWAPTLALGGTLFALPKDIISDFKILFTTIAQLPIGIWTSTPSFADMAMLSDDFCQEKMPSLTHFYFDGEELTVSTARKLKERFPDARIVNAYGPTEATVALSAIAITDDMITTLTRLPIGYPKPDSPTFVIDSDGNQLESGQQGEIIVTGPAVSKGYINNPEKTAEAFFTFNRLPAYHTGDVGSLTSDNVLLYGGRLDFQIKYAGYRIELEDVSQQLNQSHFVESSVAVPRYNKEHKVQNLLAFVILKEGVKEQFNRELDITKAIKESVKDNMMSYMMPSKFIYRDQLPLTPNGKIDIKQLISEVNDR; translated from the coding sequence ATGATAAATAATATGATCGAAACAATAGAGTATTTTGCAAGTACTCAATCTGACTTTCCGGTTTATGATTGCCTTGGTCAACAAAAAACCTACGGTCAATTAAAAGAAGATTCAGATAGCATTGCTGCTTATATTGAAAGTCTCAATCTAGCTGAAAAATCGCCTGTCCTTGTCTTTGGAGGACAAACGTATGATATGTTAGCTACTTTTGTTGCATTGACTAAAACAGGGCATGCTTATATCCCTGTGGATGTTCATTCTGCAACAGATCGCATTATGTCAATTATTGAAGTGGGACAACCTAGTTTAATCATTGCTATTGAGGAATTGCCTCTAGAAGTAGCATCTGTTAAACAAGTCTCATTTAATGCTATTGAAAATGCAAAAAAAGCGAAAAAAGCATTTCAAATGACAAGCCCTGTTCTAGGTGATGATAATTACTACATTATTTTCACGTCAGGAACAACAGGAAAACCAAAAGGGGTTCAGATTTCACATGATAATCTCCTTAGTTTTACAAATTGGATGATTGAAGATCCAGAATTTGCTATTCCAAATCAACCACAAATGTTGGCTCAGCCACCTTATTCTTTTGATTTATCCGTAATGTATTGGGCACCAACCTTAGCTTTGGGTGGTACTTTATTTGCTCTACCTAAAGATATCATTTCAGATTTTAAAATTTTATTTACAACGATTGCCCAACTGCCAATTGGTATTTGGACTTCGACGCCATCATTTGCTGATATGGCAATGCTTAGTGATGATTTTTGTCAAGAAAAAATGCCATCTTTGACCCATTTTTATTTTGATGGGGAAGAATTAACCGTATCAACTGCAAGAAAATTAAAAGAGCGGTTCCCAGATGCTAGAATTGTTAATGCATACGGCCCAACAGAGGCCACAGTTGCTTTATCAGCTATTGCAATTACAGATGATATGATCACTACTTTAACCCGTTTACCAATTGGATATCCTAAACCAGATTCACCAACTTTTGTTATTGACAGTGATGGAAATCAATTGGAATCGGGTCAACAAGGCGAAATCATTGTGACTGGTCCAGCAGTTTCAAAAGGGTATATTAATAATCCAGAAAAAACAGCCGAAGCATTCTTCACCTTTAATAGACTTCCGGCTTATCATACTGGTGACGTTGGTTCACTAACAAGTGATAATGTTCTTCTGTATGGTGGACGCTTAGATTTTCAGATCAAATATGCTGGTTATCGTATCGAGTTAGAAGATGTTTCTCAACAGTTGAATCAATCCCATTTTGTAGAATCTTCAGTTGCTGTTCCTCGTTACAATAAGGAACACAAGGTTCAGAATTTATTAGCCTTTGTTATTTTAAAAGAAGGTGTTAAGGAACAATTTAATAGAGAACTTGACATTACAAAAGCTATCAAAGAGTCCGTTAAAGATAATATGATGTCTTATATGATGCCATCTAAATTTATTTATCGTGACCAATTGCCATTAACGCCAAATGGAAAAATCGATATTAAACAATTAATCAGTGAGGTAAATGATAGATGA
- the dltB gene encoding D-alanyl-lipoteichoic acid biosynthesis protein DltB, whose translation MRLIFEHIPYMESYGNPIYFVYLLLALLPIVIGIFKQKRFALYETLVSFLFILFMFGGDNYHQLIAFTSYLIWQIAIVFAYQNYRKHKNQTAIFYSSILVTLLPLILVKIAPFTSENPNQSLFSFLGISYLTFKSVAMIIEMRDGTLTEFSLKDFVRFMIFLPTFSSGPIDRFRRFQSDYLHLPNKKDYMDMLNKAVMYIMLGFLYKHIISYCLGSLLLPILESKATLAGGLFNKPTIYVMYVYGLNLFFDFAGYSMFAIAISYMMGIKTPENFKKPFLSPNLKEFWNRWHMSLSFWFRDFVFMRLVHFLIKHKVFKNRNTTSSFAYLVNMLLMGFWHGLTWYYIAYGLFHGIGLIINDAWLRKKKEINRNRKKKGLSPLFQSKFFHVISIVITFHIVMFSLLLFSGFLNKLWFNNTLN comes from the coding sequence ATGAGGCTTATCTTTGAGCATATTCCTTACATGGAATCTTACGGTAATCCCATTTATTTCGTTTATTTATTATTAGCTTTACTTCCTATTGTTATTGGTATTTTTAAGCAAAAGAGATTTGCACTTTATGAAACGCTGGTTAGTTTCTTGTTTATTCTCTTTATGTTTGGTGGTGATAATTACCATCAATTAATTGCCTTTACAAGCTATTTAATCTGGCAAATTGCTATTGTTTTTGCTTATCAAAATTACCGAAAACACAAGAATCAAACAGCTATATTTTACAGCAGTATTTTGGTAACCTTGCTGCCTCTTATTTTAGTCAAAATAGCACCTTTTACTTCTGAAAACCCTAATCAGTCTTTGTTTAGTTTTTTAGGGATTTCCTATCTCACCTTTAAAAGTGTGGCTATGATTATTGAGATGCGAGATGGGACATTAACGGAGTTTTCTTTAAAAGACTTTGTTCGGTTTATGATTTTTCTACCAACCTTCTCAAGTGGTCCAATTGATCGTTTTAGACGTTTTCAATCAGATTATTTACATCTTCCTAACAAAAAAGATTATATGGATATGCTAAATAAAGCTGTCATGTATATCATGCTTGGTTTCTTATATAAGCATATTATTTCTTATTGTTTAGGCAGTTTATTGTTGCCGATTTTGGAGAGTAAGGCAACCCTTGCTGGTGGGTTATTTAACAAGCCAACTATCTATGTAATGTATGTATATGGATTGAACTTATTCTTTGATTTCGCTGGCTACTCAATGTTTGCCATTGCTATTTCTTACATGATGGGAATAAAAACACCGGAAAATTTCAAGAAACCCTTTTTATCTCCTAATTTGAAAGAATTCTGGAACAGATGGCATATGAGTTTGTCTTTCTGGTTTAGAGATTTTGTCTTTATGCGTCTGGTTCATTTTTTAATCAAGCATAAGGTCTTTAAAAATAGAAATACAACATCAAGTTTTGCTTATTTAGTGAATATGCTTTTGATGGGTTTCTGGCACGGTTTAACATGGTATTATATTGCCTATGGGCTTTTCCACGGTATTGGTTTAATTATTAACGATGCTTGGCTCAGAAAGAAAAAAGAAATTAACCGAAACCGTAAGAAGAAGGGCTTATCTCCCTTGTTTCAAAGTAAATTTTTCCATGTCATATCAATTGTGATAACCTTTCATATTGTTATGTTCTCTCTCTTGTTATTCTCAGGTTTCCTAAATAAACTCTGGTTTAACAATACACTTAACTAG